A section of the Spirosoma pollinicola genome encodes:
- a CDS encoding glycosyltransferase family 4 protein → MRVLLIHNYYQQGGGEDTIFKQEVDLLREYGIVVETLTFDNESFDGTLVGNVQSAVQALYNFQSGRRLDHVISQFLPDIVHIHNLFYTASAAVIRTAKKRQIPVVMTLHNYRLVCVNGLLMRGGETPCEVCLTKTIPLAGIRNACFQNSKAKSAHLSAITLLHKLTGIWKQVDRFVVLTDFTHQKILSSSLKLQPEQVCVKPNFVADAGYTGPEGRGDFFLYAGRLTVEKGVDVLLQAAEKCGFPLEIIGDGPLAVAVQQMSEQVPTIRYRGKQPREAVLEAINHCRALLVPSRWYEGLPTVILEAFASGTPVICSDQQNLNQIVKDGQTGLLFRTGDSVDLGQTISRFRLDKSGQSILSQNAYIEYQTRYAKNVALQATLDLYDALIDKQKISKPLEQSL, encoded by the coding sequence ATGCGCGTATTACTGATTCACAATTATTATCAGCAGGGTGGGGGCGAAGACACCATCTTTAAACAGGAGGTTGATTTACTGCGGGAGTATGGAATTGTAGTCGAAACGCTGACTTTTGACAACGAAAGTTTTGATGGCACACTAGTAGGGAATGTACAGTCGGCAGTTCAGGCGCTATATAATTTCCAGTCGGGAAGGCGGTTGGATCATGTCATAAGTCAGTTTCTGCCCGACATCGTCCACATTCACAATCTGTTTTATACGGCTTCGGCAGCTGTGATTCGGACGGCTAAAAAGCGCCAGATTCCAGTTGTGATGACCTTACATAATTATCGCTTGGTGTGCGTGAATGGCCTGTTGATGCGTGGCGGAGAAACACCGTGCGAAGTGTGCCTGACAAAGACGATACCGCTGGCTGGCATTCGGAACGCCTGCTTTCAAAACTCTAAAGCAAAATCAGCGCACCTTTCGGCCATCACGTTACTACATAAGTTAACCGGTATTTGGAAACAGGTAGATCGGTTTGTGGTGCTTACCGACTTTACCCACCAAAAAATCCTTAGTTCCTCGCTGAAATTACAACCTGAGCAAGTGTGTGTTAAACCCAATTTTGTGGCCGATGCCGGGTACACAGGACCTGAAGGAAGAGGAGATTTCTTTCTGTACGCTGGTCGATTGACGGTTGAGAAAGGCGTTGACGTATTGCTTCAGGCGGCTGAAAAATGCGGTTTCCCGCTCGAAATTATTGGTGATGGCCCGCTGGCGGTCGCTGTACAACAGATGTCTGAACAAGTACCGACAATCCGATACCGGGGTAAACAACCGCGCGAGGCCGTGCTGGAGGCAATTAACCATTGTCGGGCCTTACTTGTGCCTTCACGCTGGTATGAGGGCCTGCCTACCGTCATTCTGGAAGCGTTTGCATCCGGAACACCCGTAATTTGTTCCGATCAGCAAAACTTAAATCAAATTGTAAAAGATGGCCAGACCGGACTTTTATTTCGAACTGGGGATAGTGTTGATTTAGGGCAAACCATCAGTAGGTTTCGACTAGACAAAAGTGGGCAATCCATACTATCACAAAATGCCTATATCGAGTACCAGACCCGTTACGCCAAAAACGTAGCTCTACAGGCAACCCTGGACCTATATGACGCGTTGATCGACAAACAGAAGATTAGTAAGCCACTGGAGCAATCACTTTAA
- a CDS encoding glycosyltransferase family protein yields MTAPVILFAFKRTDELQKTITALQANYLAQDTELYVFVDGPRRDDEIKKVEAVQTLVDAISGFKQIHRTYSELNIGCANSIIAGVSQVLKRHSTVIVVEDDVVTTPNFLDFMNQSLDQYADIPTVFSVGGYTFPFKRPNGYTDDGYFFPRTCAWGWAIWADRWQGVDWALTDFDDFMNDSMARQQFKAGGSDRLRMLQRAKSREIDAWDIRLCYHEFKVGGYTLYPAVSKTVNIGVDSPDSTTEVIYDRYKPLLDNGQQRQFALPKSVQTHAAYNRWFLRKFSVPVRIWNKLLTYGTQILPIKRLA; encoded by the coding sequence ATGACTGCTCCCGTTATCCTCTTTGCCTTTAAACGTACTGATGAATTGCAGAAAACCATTACAGCACTGCAAGCTAATTACCTGGCCCAGGATACCGAATTATATGTGTTTGTCGACGGCCCGCGTCGCGATGACGAAATTAAGAAAGTAGAGGCTGTCCAGACTTTGGTTGATGCTATTAGCGGTTTCAAACAGATTCATCGCACCTACAGCGAGCTGAATATTGGTTGTGCCAACTCCATTATTGCTGGTGTTTCGCAGGTTTTGAAACGGCATTCGACAGTTATTGTGGTCGAAGATGATGTCGTAACGACGCCCAATTTTCTGGATTTCATGAATCAGTCTCTCGACCAATACGCCGATATACCAACGGTGTTTTCGGTAGGAGGGTACACCTTTCCGTTTAAACGTCCAAATGGCTACACGGATGATGGCTATTTCTTTCCGCGAACCTGTGCCTGGGGATGGGCCATCTGGGCCGACCGTTGGCAAGGGGTGGATTGGGCACTGACGGATTTCGATGACTTCATGAACGACTCAATGGCCCGGCAGCAGTTTAAGGCGGGCGGCAGCGATCGGCTGAGGATGTTGCAACGGGCGAAAAGCCGCGAAATCGATGCCTGGGATATTCGGCTTTGTTACCACGAATTTAAAGTAGGCGGTTACACGCTTTATCCAGCCGTCTCTAAAACGGTCAATATCGGTGTCGATTCGCCCGATTCGACTACCGAAGTCATCTATGATCGCTATAAACCCCTGTTGGACAATGGACAACAACGGCAATTTGCCCTGCCGAAATCAGTACAGACGCATGCTGCTTATAACCGGTGGTTCCTCCGAAAATTTAGTGTTCCAGTTCGTATCTGGAACAAATTGCTGACCTACGGCACGCAAATTTTGCCGATTAAACGTCTTGCCTGA
- a CDS encoding WecB/TagA/CpsF family glycosyltransferase codes for MHVDTHQSLKDRQQRDIAYEEIPASTGKVVIGLQVTGLSYREFIQDVLRVAQQRKPAYACFANVHMLVEAAHDKTFASLVNKATWVTPDGVPLLWALRAFHGMRQERITGLDVLPTLLQEAAQTQLPVYIYGSTTEVLRRCKAFCAENYPGLRLVGMHSPPFRPLSDQEETHVINDITSSGAALVFVALGCPKQEKWMAALSDRIPAVLLGIGGALPVLVGEQKRAPRWMQKHGLEWLFRFAQEPRRLLGRYVSTNLWFIYYFFRQLIRQGILPRS; via the coding sequence AGTAGTCATTGGTTTACAAGTAACTGGTCTTTCCTATCGGGAGTTTATTCAGGACGTGCTTCGGGTGGCGCAGCAACGTAAACCAGCTTATGCTTGCTTCGCTAATGTACACATGCTGGTGGAGGCTGCTCATGACAAAACGTTTGCCAGCCTGGTTAATAAAGCGACTTGGGTAACGCCCGATGGAGTTCCGTTACTTTGGGCATTGCGGGCTTTTCATGGCATGCGGCAGGAGCGCATAACGGGCCTTGATGTGTTACCCACACTTCTTCAGGAAGCGGCTCAAACTCAACTGCCGGTTTACATATACGGGTCTACAACGGAGGTATTGAGACGATGCAAGGCCTTCTGTGCCGAGAATTACCCAGGTCTACGTCTGGTTGGCATGCATTCGCCCCCTTTTCGGCCGCTCAGTGATCAGGAAGAAACACACGTCATCAATGATATCACCTCTTCGGGAGCCGCGCTGGTATTCGTCGCCTTGGGTTGCCCGAAACAAGAAAAGTGGATGGCCGCACTCTCAGACCGGATTCCGGCCGTTTTGCTTGGCATTGGTGGCGCCCTTCCGGTGCTGGTTGGCGAGCAAAAACGAGCACCCCGCTGGATGCAGAAACACGGACTGGAATGGCTTTTTCGCTTTGCTCAGGAGCCTCGCCGTCTGCTTGGTCGGTATGTGTCCACCAACCTTTGGTTCATCTATTATTTTTTTCGGCAGCTGATCAGGCAGGGAATTCTACCCCGCTCCTGA